From Pigmentibacter ruber, a single genomic window includes:
- a CDS encoding cupin domain-containing protein has protein sequence MELKELIELYDLQPHPEGGYFKESYRAETKTSTPNGERNSSTAIYFLIPVGKKSALHRIASDEVWHFYLGAPLKIIQISPDGILSQVILGQDLKAGHKLQHVVPAGYWFGAISMNDRDYSFVGCTVAPGFDFNDFEIGQRSKLNEMFPHAKNIIELLTD, from the coding sequence ATGGAATTAAAAGAACTGATAGAATTGTATGATCTGCAACCGCATCCAGAAGGTGGTTATTTTAAAGAATCATATCGTGCAGAGACCAAAACGTCTACACCTAATGGTGAGCGAAACTCTTCAACTGCAATTTATTTTCTTATACCTGTTGGCAAGAAGTCAGCGCTTCATCGAATTGCATCTGATGAGGTTTGGCACTTTTATCTAGGCGCTCCTTTAAAAATTATTCAAATCTCACCAGATGGTATTTTATCTCAAGTAATACTTGGACAAGATTTAAAGGCTGGCCATAAATTACAGCACGTTGTTCCAGCTGGTTATTGGTTTGGTGCTATTTCTATGAACGATAGAGATTATTCTTTTGTTGGATGTACGGTTGCTCCTGGATTTGATTTTAACGATTTTGAAATAGGTCAGCGCTCAAAACTAAATGAAATGTTTCCCCATGCAAAGAATATAATTGAATTATTAACGGATTAA
- a CDS encoding extracellular solute-binding protein, with amino-acid sequence MKENKRFFKFSLFSFIIINLFPNVIYATEKEKVVNLYTSRHYGVDNDLFKKFESETGIKINQIQIKEAAQLIERVKIEGKTSPADVIITVDIGNAWKAEKSDLFQSVSSSKLKNSVPRNLIGPNQMWYAITLRGRAIVYDKSKIKENEIQNYEDLAKEKFKGKVLVRTSNHVYNQSLVASLISANGEQETESWAKKITENLARKPEGGDIDQMKAISQGKGEIAIVNTYYYARLLKSQNSEEQNIVKNLGVVFPNQNNRGMHINASIAGVAKYSKNKENAIKFIEYLVSQDAQKMLAEMNNEYPVRTDVEWNLVLKNMGKPKFDTINLSNLGENTPKAIHILDKVGWR; translated from the coding sequence ATGAAAGAAAATAAAAGATTTTTTAAATTCTCACTTTTTTCATTTATCATTATAAATTTATTTCCAAACGTAATTTATGCTACAGAAAAAGAAAAGGTAGTTAATTTATACACTTCAAGACACTATGGAGTGGATAATGATCTATTTAAAAAATTTGAGTCAGAAACAGGAATTAAAATAAATCAAATTCAAATTAAAGAAGCAGCTCAATTGATTGAAAGAGTAAAAATTGAAGGCAAAACAAGCCCTGCAGATGTAATAATTACGGTTGATATTGGAAATGCTTGGAAAGCAGAAAAGTCTGATTTATTTCAATCAGTGAGTTCTTCTAAACTTAAAAATTCTGTACCAAGAAATTTAATTGGACCAAACCAAATGTGGTATGCAATTACTTTACGCGGAAGAGCTATAGTTTATGATAAGTCAAAAATAAAAGAAAATGAAATTCAAAATTATGAAGATCTGGCAAAGGAAAAATTTAAAGGAAAAGTTTTAGTAAGGACTTCAAACCATGTCTATAATCAATCCCTAGTAGCATCTTTAATTAGTGCAAACGGAGAGCAGGAAACTGAGAGTTGGGCAAAAAAAATAACTGAAAATTTAGCAAGAAAACCAGAGGGAGGTGATATTGACCAAATGAAAGCAATTTCACAAGGTAAAGGAGAAATTGCAATAGTAAATACATATTACTATGCTCGTCTTTTAAAATCACAAAATTCTGAAGAGCAAAATATAGTAAAAAATTTAGGTGTTGTATTTCCAAATCAAAATAATAGAGGAATGCATATAAACGCTAGTATAGCTGGTGTTGCAAAATATTCAAAAAATAAAGAAAATGCAATTAAATTTATTGAATACTTAGTAAGTCAAGACGCACAAAAAATGCTTGCAGAAATGAATAATGAATATCCTGTTAGAACAGATGTTGAATGGAATCTTGTGTTAAAAAATATGGGTAAGCCTAAATTTGATACAATTAATTTATCTAATTTAGGAGAAAACACTCCAAAAGCTATTCATATATTAGATAAAGTTGGATGGCGTTAA
- a CDS encoding ABC transporter permease: MKLILLIFILIFIIPIFSILFYLFPIDLEIWKHLNSTVLSTYIWNSMILCLSVGLITLLYGVSLAWLITFYQFPLKKFLEWAIILPFVFPSYILAYIYYSHKDKFIELNSYIAAIFIMSLSFYPYVYLFSRNAFAEISPNLINAARIFQKSELKTFWKIIFPLSQPAIFSGTILVCIEVLGDFGTVDFFSIDTLATGIYRTWFGLGSIKGAIQISLTLFSIIALAIFIDQYLKRKKKFYQNQFLNAKKSAKKLNLIYSLLAIFYCTFPILIAFVIPISILLYNTFQIGFKNFDKEFFEIIFRSFFISFSGAIICIILGFTFSYSSQIKLNKLINIFPKFISLGYAIPGSILSIIVLSNLKNLDEFILYLSMNIFKNENINNIFTSSIIALYFAYSIKFSAISFNNSESAMKRVSPNLFWASKILGYSNKNTAVKIYFPLVKSSLITSFILIFLDILKELPATMILRPFNFETVAIKTYNLASDERLKESSPYALIIVILGIFALYFITKFNIYRLKENKDE; this comes from the coding sequence GTGAAATTAATTTTATTAATTTTTATTTTGATTTTTATAATTCCTATTTTTTCAATATTATTTTACTTATTTCCAATTGATCTTGAAATATGGAAACATTTAAATTCAACTGTACTCTCAACATATATTTGGAATTCAATGATATTATGTCTGTCAGTTGGTTTGATAACATTATTATATGGGGTTTCTTTGGCTTGGCTAATCACATTTTATCAATTTCCTTTAAAGAAATTTTTGGAATGGGCTATCATACTTCCTTTTGTTTTTCCTTCATATATTCTTGCATATATTTATTACTCACATAAAGATAAATTTATTGAATTAAATTCTTATATAGCAGCTATATTTATTATGAGCCTTTCTTTTTATCCATATGTTTATTTATTTAGCAGAAACGCATTTGCTGAAATTTCACCAAATTTAATCAATGCAGCAAGAATATTTCAAAAATCAGAATTAAAAACATTTTGGAAAATAATTTTTCCTCTTTCCCAGCCAGCAATATTTTCAGGAACAATACTTGTCTGTATTGAAGTACTTGGTGATTTTGGAACCGTTGACTTTTTTTCTATAGATACGTTAGCTACGGGAATTTATCGAACCTGGTTTGGATTAGGAAGTATCAAAGGGGCAATTCAAATTTCTCTTACTTTATTTTCAATAATAGCGTTAGCCATTTTTATTGATCAATACTTGAAAAGAAAAAAGAAATTTTATCAAAATCAATTTTTAAATGCAAAAAAAAGTGCAAAAAAATTAAATTTAATTTATTCGTTATTAGCAATTTTTTATTGCACATTTCCTATATTAATTGCATTTGTTATACCTATATCAATATTATTGTACAATACCTTTCAAATTGGATTTAAAAATTTTGATAAAGAATTTTTTGAAATTATATTTAGATCCTTTTTTATATCATTTAGTGGAGCAATTATTTGCATTATATTAGGTTTTACTTTTAGTTATTCAAGTCAAATAAAATTGAATAAATTAATTAATATATTTCCTAAATTTATTTCTCTAGGATATGCCATACCTGGATCAATTCTTTCTATTATAGTGCTTAGTAATTTAAAAAATTTAGACGAATTTATTTTATATTTATCAATGAATATTTTCAAAAATGAAAATATAAATAATATATTTACAAGTAGCATTATTGCTTTATATTTTGCATATTCAATAAAATTTTCTGCTATTTCATTTAATAATTCTGAATCAGCAATGAAAAGAGTCTCCCCTAATTTATTTTGGGCCTCAAAAATTTTAGGATATTCAAATAAAAATACTGCAGTAAAAATATATTTCCCTCTTGTTAAAAGTTCACTTATTACTTCATTTATATTAATTTTTTTAGATATCCTTAAAGAACTACCTGCTACGATGATATTAAGACCTTTTAATTTTGAGACAGTTGCAATTAAAACTTATAATCTAGCTTCTGATGAAAGACTAAAAGAATCTTCACCTTATGCATTAATTATTGTCATTTTAGGAATATTTGCTTTATATTTTATAACTAAATTTAACATATATCGCTTGAAAGAAAATAAAGATGAATAA
- a CDS encoding ABC transporter ATP-binding protein, translating to MNNQLILNIKNISHKYKKSFTLENINFQIFKGEIISILGPSGSGKSTLLKIISGIEKIKSGEVFLENKVLTSASIHLEPNKRDVGLVFQDLALFPHLNIEDNIKYGISNLSKSEKLSRVNEMLKLIKMLEYSFIYPHALSGGQQQRVALARALAPMPKVLLLDEPFSGLDVNLRRDILQETVYILKKYQITSIFVTHDANDALMISDKIIVLNNGKIEQFDTPKNIYNKPKNSFVASFFGVINRIKVTEIIIKNFMILEKLLPNKKDVNTIFLYFRPESIKIRQLDTHKEFLYFEANILNFQYFGSYILVHFCSKEFGNVIGKFSPQEEVKIGDSIYLEIDICNIFCFED from the coding sequence ATGAATAACCAGTTAATTTTAAATATTAAAAATATTTCTCATAAGTACAAAAAATCTTTTACTTTGGAAAATATTAACTTTCAAATTTTTAAAGGTGAAATTATTAGTATTTTGGGTCCTTCTGGATCTGGTAAATCAACTTTATTGAAAATTATATCTGGTATTGAAAAAATTAAGAGTGGAGAAGTGTTTCTGGAAAATAAAGTATTAACTAGTGCATCTATTCATTTAGAACCAAATAAAAGAGATGTAGGTTTAGTATTCCAAGACTTAGCTTTATTTCCCCACTTAAATATAGAAGATAATATTAAGTATGGCATTTCAAACCTATCAAAATCTGAAAAATTGAGTAGGGTAAATGAAATGCTTAAGCTTATAAAAATGCTGGAATATTCTTTTATTTATCCCCATGCATTATCAGGAGGACAACAGCAAAGAGTTGCTTTAGCAAGAGCTTTGGCTCCAATGCCAAAAGTTTTATTACTTGATGAACCGTTTTCTGGATTGGATGTAAATCTCAGGAGAGATATTCTTCAAGAAACTGTATATATTTTAAAGAAATATCAAATTACTTCAATATTTGTCACACATGATGCCAATGATGCTTTAATGATCTCAGATAAAATAATAGTTTTAAATAATGGAAAAATAGAGCAATTTGATACTCCAAAAAATATTTATAATAAACCAAAAAATTCATTTGTCGCATCTTTTTTTGGAGTCATTAATAGAATAAAAGTAACAGAAATAATTATTAAAAATTTTATGATATTAGAGAAATTATTACCGAATAAAAAAGATGTAAATACAATTTTTTTGTATTTTCGTCCTGAGTCTATAAAAATTAGACAATTAGATACTCATAAAGAATTTCTTTACTTTGAAGCAAATATTTTAAATTTCCAATATTTTGGCTCTTATATACTTGTTCATTTTTGTTCAAAAGAATTTGGAAATGTAATTGGAAAATTTTCTCCTCAAGAAGAAGTAAAAATTGGAGATAGTATTTATTTAGAAATAGATATTTGTAATATATTTTGCTTTGAAGATTGA
- a CDS encoding alpha/beta hydrolase, translating into MNSILPILSLIIASESVFFTYSDISHENAYENIMDFIARESVIPTYTNIPYANISESQKLDLYIPENINNNIPVIVFIHGGAFMFGSKTDPIANFKYYLDNGFAIASINYRLSGEAKFPAAVQDAKAAIRWLKANAEKFNFDASKIGVFGQSAGANIASLVGTTAGISLFDDPNLGNINFSSSVNAVTAMFPPVDFSSMDSMLEKVCDKSKFPENSPEKEFHNSENSPESLYLGKPIQTDLSLVKMANPVTYINENTPPFLIQVGDRDCIVGTEQSIYFYNELKNKIGDRNATLHILKNAGHGDRIFDQKKNALKVIDFFKKHLK; encoded by the coding sequence ATGAATTCAATTCTACCAATTTTATCTTTAATTATTGCAAGTGAAAGTGTATTTTTCACATATTCTGATATTTCGCATGAAAATGCATATGAAAATATTATGGATTTTATTGCGAGAGAAAGTGTAATCCCAACTTACACAAATATTCCATACGCAAATATTTCGGAATCACAAAAGTTAGATTTATATATCCCTGAAAATATAAACAATAATATTCCGGTAATTGTTTTTATTCATGGAGGTGCATTTATGTTTGGTTCTAAAACTGATCCAATTGCAAATTTTAAATATTATTTAGATAATGGGTTTGCTATTGCAAGCATTAATTATAGGTTAAGTGGTGAAGCGAAGTTTCCAGCAGCAGTTCAAGATGCTAAAGCGGCTATAAGATGGCTAAAAGCAAATGCAGAAAAATTTAATTTCGATGCATCTAAAATTGGTGTATTTGGACAGTCGGCAGGTGCAAATATTGCTTCTTTAGTTGGAACTACAGCAGGAATTTCTTTATTTGATGATCCTAATTTAGGGAATATAAATTTTAGTTCTTCTGTTAATGCTGTGACAGCAATGTTTCCTCCTGTTGATTTTTCATCAATGGATTCTATGTTAGAAAAAGTTTGTGATAAATCCAAGTTTCCAGAAAACTCTCCTGAAAAAGAATTTCATAATTCAGAAAATTCGCCTGAATCTCTTTACCTTGGTAAGCCAATTCAAACTGATCTATCCCTTGTCAAAATGGCAAATCCTGTTACTTATATAAATGAAAATACTCCACCATTTTTAATTCAAGTTGGTGATCGTGACTGTATTGTAGGAACTGAGCAATCAATTTATTTTTATAATGAACTTAAAAATAAAATTGGTGATAGAAATGCTACTCTCCATATTTTAAAAAATGCAGGGCATGGCGACCGCATTTTTGATCAGAAAAAAAATGCACTTAAAGTGATTGATTTTTTTAAAAAACATCTTAAATAG
- a CDS encoding substrate-binding periplasmic protein — translation MFYKIFFLKFIILLSQILSFEIYGKSVLPECNREFTAKVYENGLFYMADKKSGIDYDLLKELEKRSGCKFVITAEPRARIWYELENGKLDFATSGIPTTKREEYSYFSNFVSYKKSILIRKETNIKSMQDFMANKNLIFGTIISYKDGSKKIDNMLDLLRQEKRVEESTSQELMYKKLATNRIQAVIGSILNYKIYFEKFPNLKDDIEIYDWFPEEKSANVGIVISKKTINEIERQSWDTLIKEMVVDGTVLKIFKKYLTDDDFKKLINFKVWKCTINCNYQ, via the coding sequence ATGTTTTATAAAATATTTTTTTTAAAATTTATTATTTTATTAAGTCAGATTTTAAGTTTTGAAATATATGGAAAAAGTGTTTTACCAGAGTGTAATAGAGAATTCACAGCAAAAGTATATGAGAATGGACTTTTCTATATGGCGGATAAAAAAAGTGGAATTGATTATGATTTACTTAAAGAACTTGAAAAAAGAAGTGGTTGTAAATTTGTAATTACAGCAGAACCTAGAGCTAGAATTTGGTATGAATTAGAAAATGGTAAATTAGATTTTGCAACATCAGGTATTCCAACAACTAAGAGGGAAGAATATTCATATTTTTCTAATTTTGTTAGTTATAAAAAATCTATTTTAATAAGAAAAGAAACTAATATTAAAAGCATGCAAGACTTTATGGCAAATAAGAATTTAATTTTTGGTACAATAATATCTTATAAAGATGGGAGCAAAAAAATTGATAATATGCTAGACCTCTTAAGGCAAGAAAAAAGAGTAGAAGAGTCTACCTCCCAAGAATTAATGTATAAGAAATTAGCGACAAATAGAATTCAAGCTGTGATAGGAAGTATTTTAAATTATAAAATATATTTTGAAAAATTTCCTAACTTAAAAGATGATATTGAAATATATGATTGGTTTCCAGAAGAAAAATCAGCCAATGTAGGAATTGTTATTTCAAAGAAAACAATTAATGAAATTGAAAGACAGAGTTGGGATACCTTAATTAAGGAAATGGTTGTTGATGGAACAGTATTAAAAATTTTTAAAAAATATTTAACTGATGATGATTTCAAGAAATTAATTAATTTTAAAGTTTGGAAATGTACTATAAATTGTAACTATCAATAA
- a CDS encoding ATP-grasp domain-containing protein: MKIALLDSDNKDFFINNCSDFLDEYKLFKPFLKENGADVEIINWKNITKIQNEYDIIVPKRCWDYSLNYSDFIDMLSELKKNNKKTVNDIDLIIWNSHKKYLLDLKDMNLNIGEVLIINKKTTNYIDIINEFIIKIEKNSLYSNFVAKPAIGLGGKNVFKFSKSDLIEKKALFDEILNNWDLVIQTFFPDINSEGELSFFFFSNHYSHAIMKKPAINSILAHQLYGAKNISYFPSLEEIKEAKKFIDHLNPNYARIDLVRHNGKLYLVELELIEPYLYLNENMTENISAFCKSLMN; the protein is encoded by the coding sequence ATGAAAATAGCATTACTTGATTCTGATAATAAAGATTTTTTTATTAATAATTGCTCCGACTTTCTTGATGAATACAAATTATTTAAACCATTCTTAAAAGAAAATGGAGCTGATGTAGAAATTATAAATTGGAAGAATATAACTAAAATTCAAAACGAATATGATATAATAGTACCAAAAAGATGTTGGGATTATTCGCTTAATTATTCTGATTTTATTGATATGCTATCGGAACTAAAAAAAAATAATAAAAAAACCGTTAACGATATAGATCTCATAATATGGAATTCACATAAAAAATATCTTTTAGATTTAAAAGATATGAATCTAAACATTGGCGAAGTTCTTATTATTAATAAAAAGACAACTAATTATATAGATATAATTAATGAATTTATTATTAAAATTGAAAAAAATTCATTATATAGTAATTTTGTAGCTAAACCAGCTATAGGATTGGGTGGAAAAAATGTATTCAAGTTTTCTAAATCAGATTTGATAGAAAAAAAGGCTCTTTTTGATGAGATATTAAATAATTGGGATTTGGTAATTCAAACATTTTTTCCAGATATAAATAGTGAAGGCGAACTTTCATTTTTCTTTTTTAGCAATCATTATTCCCACGCAATAATGAAAAAACCAGCAATAAATTCTATTTTAGCTCATCAATTGTATGGTGCTAAAAATATTTCATACTTTCCCTCTTTGGAAGAAATTAAGGAAGCAAAAAAATTTATAGATCATTTAAACCCAAACTATGCCAGAATTGATTTGGTTAGACATAATGGAAAATTATATTTAGTTGAACTCGAATTAATTGAACCTTATTTATATTTAAACGAAAATATGACAGAAAATATTTCAGCTTTTTGTAAATCACTAATGAATTAA
- a CDS encoding aldo/keto reductase — protein MEKIIKNVATYKKALDLAKSFEEESKNCLGIQLNQSTSDCEGFWPLLGHTINNLGDPFTGLGGHLVSFEAEKELVHFVSNLLKLPENDAWGYTNPGSSFSNLHGIHIGMRRFQDPILVFAEDAHYSIMKAALITRCKQILKIKTLSNGSMCSEDLFKKLKTQKKNENYIFIFCSGSVNKGAYDNILELINSIRLANINSENYHIHLDAALGGLITPFLEYQPLSLDFSIEEIDTLSVSLHKRVGIPMPGSLFLARKKIINNLPCSPFAECVASYDTTIGGSRDGTIPFIALNIIKKVGMEGFKKRTQAILEKTKILTELLNNKNIDAWHNKFSPCVVLPAPSQMLAKKYHLPIFVDPSKDNSHDNFTHIFTMEHVTEEIINQFVEDYIKDPVIIRKYFKKNRINSEIISNAKKIPVKEIVKNTYAPIIGLGTYRIPAGFRAYNAVLNALKLGYRHIDTASVYENEEDIGKAIKDSKIPREEIFICTKLASSKVDPKFVKTEFSSSLNKLSMEYIDLYLIHSPNNATNRLAAWKELEKIYELGQIKAIGVSNYGILHLEELLKNCSIKPAINQIEISPFNQKKDIVKYCFENNITICAWAPLTNSHFFEDPVVSNIALKYNVTPAQVFLRWSYQNGFCSIPKSENIEHMKENLNIFNFDLTYKDLAELNSLEINFKTSWNPTVVK, from the coding sequence GTGGAGAAAATTATTAAAAATGTTGCAACTTATAAAAAAGCTTTAGATTTGGCTAAAAGTTTTGAAGAAGAATCAAAAAATTGTTTAGGGATACAACTCAATCAAAGCACTTCCGATTGTGAAGGTTTTTGGCCTCTTCTTGGCCATACAATTAATAATTTAGGCGACCCATTCACTGGGTTAGGTGGCCATCTGGTTTCTTTTGAAGCAGAAAAAGAATTAGTTCATTTTGTATCTAATTTACTTAAATTACCTGAAAATGATGCTTGGGGTTATACCAATCCTGGATCTTCGTTTTCAAACTTGCATGGAATCCATATTGGCATGCGTCGTTTTCAAGACCCTATTTTGGTATTTGCAGAAGATGCTCATTATAGCATAATGAAAGCGGCTTTAATAACAAGATGTAAGCAAATTTTGAAAATAAAAACTCTTTCTAATGGTTCCATGTGTTCTGAAGATCTTTTTAAGAAATTAAAAACACAGAAAAAAAATGAAAATTATATATTTATTTTTTGCTCTGGTTCAGTTAATAAAGGAGCTTATGATAATATTTTAGAATTAATAAATAGTATTAGATTAGCAAATATTAATTCAGAAAACTACCATATACATCTAGATGCTGCTTTAGGTGGATTGATTACACCATTTTTAGAGTATCAACCTTTGTCATTAGATTTTAGTATTGAAGAAATTGATACATTATCAGTAAGTTTACATAAAAGAGTTGGGATCCCCATGCCTGGTTCTTTATTTTTAGCAAGAAAAAAAATAATTAATAATCTTCCATGTTCTCCTTTTGCTGAGTGTGTTGCTTCTTATGATACTACTATTGGAGGCTCAAGAGATGGAACTATTCCCTTTATTGCATTAAATATAATTAAAAAAGTAGGTATGGAAGGTTTTAAAAAACGTACACAAGCAATTTTAGAAAAAACAAAGATATTAACTGAACTTTTAAATAATAAAAATATTGACGCATGGCATAATAAATTCTCACCATGTGTGGTATTACCAGCTCCTTCTCAAATGCTTGCAAAAAAATATCATTTACCTATTTTTGTTGATCCAAGTAAAGATAATTCTCATGATAACTTTACTCATATTTTCACTATGGAACATGTAACAGAAGAAATTATTAATCAATTTGTTGAAGATTACATAAAAGATCCAGTTATAATTAGAAAATATTTTAAAAAAAACCGAATAAATTCAGAAATCATTTCCAACGCCAAAAAAATACCAGTTAAAGAAATAGTAAAAAACACTTATGCACCAATTATTGGATTAGGTACCTATAGAATTCCTGCTGGTTTTAGAGCATATAATGCAGTTCTAAATGCTCTAAAATTAGGTTATAGACACATTGATACTGCGAGTGTTTATGAAAATGAAGAAGATATTGGTAAAGCAATTAAAGATTCAAAAATTCCTCGTGAAGAAATTTTTATTTGTACTAAACTTGCATCTTCAAAGGTAGATCCAAAATTTGTAAAAACTGAATTTAGTAGTAGTTTAAATAAACTAAGTATGGAATATATTGATTTATATCTGATTCATTCACCAAATAATGCAACAAATAGGCTAGCAGCATGGAAAGAATTAGAAAAAATTTATGAATTAGGCCAAATAAAAGCAATAGGAGTATCAAATTATGGAATATTACACTTAGAGGAACTATTAAAAAATTGTTCTATAAAACCTGCAATTAATCAAATAGAAATTTCTCCTTTTAATCAAAAGAAAGATATTGTTAAATATTGTTTTGAAAATAATATTACTATTTGTGCATGGGCACCATTAACAAATTCTCACTTTTTTGAAGATCCTGTAGTTTCAAATATTGCGCTAAAATATAATGTAACTCCAGCTCAAGTTTTCTTAAGATGGAGTTATCAAAATGGTTTTTGTTCTATACCAAAATCGGAAAATATAGAGCATATGAAAGAAAATTTAAATATTTTCAATTTTGATCTTACATATAAAGATCTTGCAGAGTTAAATTCATTAGAAATTAATTTTAAAACTTCTTGGAACCCAACTGTTGTAAAATGA
- a CDS encoding lysophospholipid acyltransferase family protein, translated as MPIRIDSAPLLVKPFLLIYAYVLGYLQYFQYWINHKTIQISWIGSENLSPNQNYIFIFWHRYFPCYFSAFFKYKQHVWMVHPLLYMAHMWLLVRLLGVEKIIPGSAGNTGIKATKELIKDLKSGYSTMICPDGPSGPPQVLKKGVLYIAAKSKVPIVPLYFTSKPSFQIWSWDKKLFPTPFGKLQVKIGVPICVTEQNFDAVTNTLLSTMNDE; from the coding sequence ATGCCAATCAGAATAGATTCAGCACCTTTATTAGTAAAACCATTCTTGTTAATATATGCATATGTATTAGGATACTTACAATATTTTCAATATTGGATAAATCATAAGACTATACAAATTTCATGGATAGGAAGCGAAAATCTTTCACCTAATCAAAATTATATTTTCATATTTTGGCATCGATATTTTCCATGCTATTTTTCTGCATTTTTTAAATATAAGCAACATGTTTGGATGGTTCATCCTTTATTATATATGGCGCATATGTGGCTACTTGTAAGACTTTTAGGTGTCGAAAAAATAATACCAGGATCTGCTGGAAATACTGGAATTAAAGCTACAAAGGAGCTTATAAAAGATCTTAAATCTGGATATTCAACCATGATTTGCCCAGATGGCCCCTCTGGTCCTCCACAAGTTTTAAAAAAAGGTGTACTTTATATTGCAGCTAAAAGTAAAGTTCCTATTGTTCCCCTTTATTTTACATCAAAACCGAGTTTCCAAATATGGAGTTGGGATAAAAAATTATTCCCTACTCCATTTGGAAAATTGCAGGTTAAAATCGGTGTACCTATCTGTGTTACTGAGCAGAATTTTGATGCAGTTACAAATACTCTTCTTTCCACAATGAATGATGAGTAA
- a CDS encoding monooxygenase family protein, translating into MVIKERMTAKFKGDFVVFLIGMRLNIGNDDCVGIWHETYLASSGSYENIYANMPPFGLGKVGQISIVSKEKDSASQKLEI; encoded by the coding sequence TTGGTTATAAAAGAAAGAATGACTGCAAAGTTTAAAGGGGACTTTGTTGTTTTTTTAATTGGTATGCGTTTAAATATTGGAAATGATGATTGTGTTGGAATATGGCATGAGACATATTTAGCATCTAGTGGTTCTTATGAAAATATTTATGCTAATATGCCGCCATTTGGATTAGGTAAAGTTGGACAAATATCAATAGTAAGTAAAGAGAAAGATTCTGCTAGTCAAAAATTAGAAATTTAA
- a CDS encoding substrate-binding periplasmic protein yields MLKFEIKMIFISLIYWYNSYAIEIKDLHFVTEPSPVIYYDEKSNELKGVIGERIQYLVKKLNIKSKVEIMPWSRAYYETTKNKNFAIFPIAKTEVREKELKYCCIIYKSRQFFFKLKSRKDIKIKNINDTKKYSIGVVRDDFRQILLEKKGFPKIEIATSMDLNFKKFIGKRQDLIILSENSMLKYLNQNNMQMSDVVKLIELQDIDVNNYIAFNKEIEDEIISIVKKTLTDIYDPDKDL; encoded by the coding sequence ATGTTAAAATTTGAAATAAAAATGATATTCATCTCCCTCATCTATTGGTACAATTCATACGCCATTGAGATAAAAGATCTTCATTTTGTTACTGAACCTTCACCAGTTATCTACTATGATGAAAAAAGTAATGAATTAAAAGGAGTTATAGGTGAAAGAATTCAATATTTAGTAAAAAAATTAAATATAAAAAGCAAAGTAGAAATCATGCCTTGGTCAAGAGCTTATTATGAAACGACAAAAAATAAAAATTTTGCAATTTTTCCTATAGCAAAAACAGAAGTAAGAGAAAAAGAATTAAAGTATTGCTGCATTATTTATAAATCTAGACAATTTTTCTTCAAGTTAAAATCGAGAAAAGATATCAAAATTAAAAATATTAATGACACAAAAAAGTATTCAATAGGTGTTGTTCGAGATGATTTTAGACAAATTTTACTAGAAAAAAAAGGTTTTCCTAAAATAGAAATAGCAACTTCTATGGATTTGAATTTTAAAAAATTTATTGGAAAGAGACAAGATTTAATAATTTTAAGTGAAAATTCTATGCTCAAGTATCTAAACCAAAATAATATGCAAATGAGTGATGTTGTAAAGTTAATTGAACTTCAAGATATTGATGTTAATAATTATATTGCTTTTAATAAAGAAATAGAAGATGAAATAATTTCTATAGTAAAAAAAACTTTAACAGATATTTATGATCCAGATAAAGACTTATAA